A genome region from Erythrolamprus reginae isolate rEryReg1 chromosome 4, rEryReg1.hap1, whole genome shotgun sequence includes the following:
- the LOC139166551 gene encoding tigger transposable element-derived protein 1-like, whose translation MEAALSLWVQDCRKKSIALDTNTIRTKAQQLYNRLEDTEEGDADEGNAASASASAPATFTASKGWFEKFQRRYGLKSVSLHGEAASADTGAAENFVQRTFKELIAEGGYLPEQVFNMDETGLFWKRMPSRTFLMQDEAKAPGFKAMKDRVTLIMCGNAAGFLLKPGLIYKSQNPRALKNRNKNALPVYWMHNAKAWITKPLTRDWFHHCFIPQVEVYLARKGLDFKVLLLMDNAGGHDHLDHEHDGVQVEFLPPNTTSLIQPMDQGIIRAFKALYTRNSLGSIVEAMDADDNFTLKAYWRQYTIASCLKNIQNALTDMKTQTMNACWRKLWPEVVHDYKGFAPEEIQDAAVQTSVKLAQALGGEGFVDMTAEEVNGLLDEHGLPLTDKDLEELTRSASEEEEEAEAEQAEEEEDVGLTLERLAELNRATSNVQRMVELWDPNMTRSIQFNASLDNIFAPYRSMLAQKKKRRQQLPMTMFVTKTKRSVTPSPAASIVEMVIEEDP comes from the exons atggaagctgctttgtccctgtgggtacaagactgccgcaaaaagagcattgctttggataccaacactatcaGAACCAaagcacaacaattgtacaaccgtcttgaagacacagaagaaggcgatgcagatgagggaaacgcag cctcagcctcagcctcagccccagccacattcacagcaagcaaagggtggtttgagaaatttcaacggcgctatggcctgaagagtgtgtcattgcacggagaagctgcctcagcagatacaggtgcagcagaaaactttgtccagcgcacgtttaaagagctaattgcagaagggggctaccttccagaacaggtgttcaacatggacgaaacaggcctgttctggaagaggatgccttcaaggactttcttgatgcaagatgaagccaaagcccctggctttaaggccatgaaagatcgagtgactttgatcatgtgtgggaatgcagcaggctttttgctgaagccagggctaatttataagtcacaaaatccaagagccctcaagaacagaaataagaatgcattgccagtgtactggatgcataatgctaaagcatggattacaaaacccctcacgcgggactggtttcatcactgcttcatcccacaggtggaggtgtatttggctcgcaaaggactggatttcaaagtgcttctcctaatggacaatgctggcggccatgatcacctggaccatgaacatgatggggtgcaagttgaattcttgccaccaaacaccacatcgcttatccagccgatggatcaaggtattatccgtgcatttaaggcactgtacacgcgcaattctcttggaagcatcgtggaagcaatggatgctgatgacaacttcacattgaaggcctactggcgtcagtacacaattgcatcttgtctgaagaacattcagaatgccttgacagatatgaagacacagacaatgaatgcctgctggaggaaattgtggccagaagtggtgcatgattacaagggatttgctcccgaagaaatccaagatgctgcagtccagacctctgtgaagctggcacaggcactgggtggagaaggcttcgttgacatgacagcagaggaagtcaatggtttgcttgatgagcatggcctaccgctgacagacaaagatctggaggagctgaccaggtcagcgagtgaagaagaggaggaagcggaagctgaacaagctgaggaagaagaagatgttggcctaacgcttgagcggcttgcagaactgaacagagccacttcaaatgtacaacgcatggtggaactttgggatcccaacatgactcgctctatacagtttaacgcctcccttgacaacatctttgcaccatacagatccatgttagcccagaaaaagaaacggcgccaacaactgcccatgaccatgtttgtcacaaaaaccaagaggtctgtcacaccatcacctgcagcgtccattgtagaaatggtgatagaagaagatccctag